GTAATAGTGTTTGTTTCCATTGATGGGGATCATTGACTTGAAATAGGATATTAGAAATAGTAATCTCTTGTAGTCCTGTAAGCCTATTGTAAAAAAAATGACCTCTTGTACGTGACATACGGTTAGATAATCTAAAGGTAGTATCTACTAGAGTTAGATCACCACTAAAAAACTTTTCGTTAAACTCTTTTGCCTTTGCTTTAATTTCATTTATCATTTTTCTCTCCTTTCAAGATAGAGTATAAATGATAATACAAATAATGTCAACTATCTTTTTTATATGTTTTTCTTACTTAACTATTGACCATATTAAATATATAGATTATATTGTAGTTAACTTAAATATTTAGGAGATGCCAATGGTATACGAACAAACACAAGTAAAGGAAGTTTCTGAGGTTTTTAGAAAGATGTATGATGTAGAAGAACAGATTGCAGAACGGAAAGAAGCTATTAAAGACTTAAATGGTGCTATCAAAGATGCAAAGAAGACACTAGCTGAAAAGCTAGAGATTGATGCTAAATCTGTAGATAGAGCCTATAAGACTTGGATTTTTGAACAGACCAATGCAGGGGTATATGATGAATCAGAAACCCTTCTTGAAGCTGTAAAGGATGAATTGAAGAAGCTGTCTTTAGAAGACTAAAATTTTACCTATCTCAATTTTTAACTATCCCTCTTAGAAGAAATAATATTTTTCTAAGGGGGATTTTTTGTAATGGAAGAAAAGGATTTTAATGGTTTAATGTCTAAGGTATTTAATCAGTATGGGTTTTCCTATAAGATACCTGATCCACAGGTTAATAAATATGGTATTATAGCAGATACTAAAAGACCGTTTGATATATTTGCTTGTGTACTAGGTAAAAACATTTATATTGAAAATAAGTTCTTAAATAACGGTTATGCTTCTTTTCCATTCAGTAGATTGGAAGATCATCAAAGAAGTAGTTTAATCAAAATTAAAAAAGATCGTAAACAAAATGAGACACTGGTAGGTGTAGGGTTTTGGAAGAGGTATGGTTATTATACCTTTATGGTTATGGATTATTCTTTAATAGAATATCTTGAAAGGTTAGGAAAGAAATCAATATTAAAAAAAGAACAAATAGTTTTATTAGATAAGGGCTATATGATACCGATAAATAAAAAAGAATTTGATCCAAAATTGGTCATTGATAAAAACTTAACTATAGAAGTATGGAATAACATATTTGGGGGATAGAAGATTGGAAAAATTATTTTGTACGAATTGTCAATCAGATATACAAATTACACAAGAGGAGATACCTGAAGTTTGTCCTAAGTGTAATGTAAAATATTTTGATAAACCAATAAATGAGCGTAAATTACATATACTACAAGATCAATATCTAGCTAGTAGGGATGAATCAATATTAGCAGAAATGGTAATTCTTATGGAAGAGATTATTAAAAATCTTATACATAAAAATCTTAAAGGTTCTTATGTACCAGATAGGGAAAATTTAGTAGATGATGCTACTAATGATTCTCTTTTAAAAATATTAGAATACTATAAGAATAAGCCAGAATTCTATATTGAGAATTCCTTTGTAGGATATTTATCACAAGTGATTCTTTATCCTTTATATAATACTAAAAAGAAAGAGCGTGAACATCATGAAATATCACTTTCTTCTCCTGTTAGTAGTTCAGCTGATAATAATCAAACATTAGAAGATAAGCTATCAGTAGAATATCATGATGAATCTTTTACTTATGAAGAAGACAGGATACATAATGAAGATCATAAACGAGATTTAAGAAGTTCTATAGAAGAGTTTTTAGGTCTTATATTTAAAACTATTTTAGATAGACAAGGTTTAAGGATTGCAGTAATAAACTGGTCATTATTAAATCACTATTTAGATAATAAAGAAGATCGTTTTTTCTCTTCATGCTGGAATAGATATGATAACAGTATTAAGAATAATTATGATTTATCTTTATATCAGCTAAGACAATTCATAGCTGATCCTACAGCAAGTAATAAACAAAAAGAGGTAAACAATATGATGGATAGTGATACTAAAAACTTATGGACAGACAGACTAAATATGACCTTTGCAGAGAGAACTCCTGATGAATCTGAAATGATAATTAATTTAGTTTCCATGACTATATATAGTAGGAATAATAAAGATTTAGGTGATATGTATCATGCTCTAGGTATGGGAGGGTTTTCAAAGATTATATCACTATTTAGTGGTAGAACACTAACCTTTCCAGATAGAGAGGAGTTTCAAAATCAAATATTAATAGCATTGTGTTATTACTATAAAGAATTAAAAAATATGACTTGGGATGAAATCAAAGAAGAGTTACCTTTTGCTACAGAAGAGGTAAACACTATCCGTATAGGTAAAGGGATAGCTAAACTAAATAAAGAGATTAAAAATAAATTAAGAGATATTTTCAGTGAGGTTAATTATGGATAGTTTAAAAAATTTAGCAGAAAGTTTAGAGAAAGATAAAGATATTAATGTTCAATCGTCAGAAGATTTTAGACAGAGTTTAGCAAAGTTTATTATACAGCAAACACAAACTATACAAGAACAAGATGTAGCTTTAGGTATGATTATTCAAGAGTTTTTATCTAAAGTAAAACTACATGAGATTGAACCAGAAGAGTTAAGACGGTGGTATGGAATTATACAGCAATCAAAATCTGATTATGCTCGATCACTACTAGATATCTTTAGACCTTCAGGTCAGAACTCTACTCCATTATTAGCACCTAAAGAGCGTGATGAAGAAGCTGGTGAAGCTGTTCAGTTAGATACAAAACAACTTAATGCTGTTAATAAATTTATGCAGATTATGGAAACTTATTCTGATAGGTTTGAACATAGAGAAGATGATATTGAGACTCCCCCTGCTGAATAATAAAAAAGCCCCTAAATATAGGGGCTTATTTTTTTAATCGGTTATAGTACAAAGAACATCTTTTATCCTAATAATATAACATTCTTCATCATCATGTTCCACAACATCCTTTGCGTGTTCATAAAAATTAACTTGAACACCTTGCACAATAGCTGTAGATTGAGTTCCCCCCACATCTAATACAATGCCCCTACCTATTGGTTTCCGATTCTGATTTACCATAATGATACCACTAGCTGTTGTTGATTCTTTTACTTCCATTGGTTTAACAAGAATAAATTCATTAACTGGTTTTACTTTCATATATATTTCCTCCATGTATATATATAATAGTTAAAAATCTAATTTTAATCAAGACTATCCAATAGTTATTTTATATGGTTGTAAATTAATGTCTAGATTATCCCACGGAACTTCTCTAAGATAGGGCTTAGTTCCTTCAAGCGATTTAGGCCAGTAGTCTTCAGGCCATGGATCATTATAAATTACTGTATCATTATCACTATCATATCCTACAATAGCAATAAAATGACCTGGAGATTTTAAACAAACTACCAATCCTTTACCCTTATTTATACTGTTAATAATGTCACTATAAGCTATACCCCATGAAAAATGTGATTCTATATTGAATACATCTTTAATTGCTATAGGATAAAATTGTGGTATTTGATTTCCTTGCCATTCCTCAGCAGGGGTAGATGGACGAATCTTATTTAGTTTGCTATAATTTATAGGGTCATGGAAGTAATCGTTTAGGATCTCCTCTGGTTGTGGCTTATAGGCTCCCTGAGTGACTATCTCTACAGGTTTACCTATGGAAGCAATAATATTAACTACAGCAGTAGGACCACAGGATTGTAGCCAAGATATCTTTTTTTTCTTATCTTGCTGTTCAGTTGGATTATTAGTCTGTTTATAATAGTTTTCACTCCCTGCATTTTTTAGAATTTTTCTCATAATATAAACCTCTCTGAATATATGTAACTATATTAGTATAGTTACAATAAATAAGTAGAGGTGTATATATATGCAAATGGAACTCTCAGACATTCGTGAAATTATCAATAATAGTATCGACACTTTATCAAAAGAGATACAGAAACAAGAAGAGCGAACAATCGAAAGGTTTAATCAATTAGAATCAGTAATAAATTCTAAACTTGAAACACACTATAATTCTGTATATAAAGATATTGACCATTTAAAAAATAATGATAGAGATTTATATAATCTTGATAGAGAGCATAGAGATGAAGTTGGTAAAGTAGTCCAAAGGTTAGGAAGGGATGCTGAAGAAACATTAACTAGATTTGGAGAAAGAGTTGGTGTAACGGAACAAAGTCTATCTGCTGTTAAAGGAGAATTAAATTCATTACAAACTTTAGAACTCACTAAACTAGAAACATTAAAGAATGAAGTAGATGAATTGAAGAGAATGAAAGAGAATTCTAAAAA
This Candidatus Woesearchaeota archaeon DNA region includes the following protein-coding sequences:
- a CDS encoding C39 family peptidase; translation: MRKILKNAGSENYYKQTNNPTEQQDKKKKISWLQSCGPTAVVNIIASIGKPVEIVTQGAYKPQPEEILNDYFHDPINYSKLNKIRPSTPAEEWQGNQIPQFYPIAIKDVFNIESHFSWGIAYSDIINSINKGKGLVVCLKSPGHFIAIVGYDSDNDTVIYNDPWPEDYWPKSLEGTKPYLREVPWDNLDINLQPYKITIG